A single genomic interval of Methylosinus sp. LW4 harbors:
- a CDS encoding TonB-dependent receptor, with protein sequence MPVADRFRPRARACGPSNAGKRRHPAGLRNRLLSSVCSISCVFGIANAIALRQARGQEATIADVTVGAQRGELTKQEQKVLLETPRSAAIINGEKAEDQRLDRLDDFALRVPNYRPNTGNPETSLPAIRGMGSGRVLQIGGESDTGFVQDNVFWKYVGFQWGDYVDLDSFEIGLGPQGTTGGKNTTVGTVGVRTQLPSFDRKATFETSYANYSRIIEKVNLTGPIIDEKLAYRVAFYLDQGDGWIHDQATGAGYLNNHRWGVRGQLLYVGDEFTDRLIFNRASSYEYNNYGKSGRGPFSDSAVLYANGTFGTNFSQTLWNRLGRPVLTFDPYKPYVVGFGTHEAQTLSVSNEIDRQIGENTLTSISAWGQYYTHPNSPETPAGGSQGTETNNGYGNIWVDQYSQELRLASPKDRQLEWQTGIYSLYEKLWDFSGNNFGTDAAKWYNNAALQRGFQQRQTGKSNTFQLAAFGQASYHLDDRWTLTLGLRDSYEVKEGSNFAWINAASTTYSAQQVYSAVRGATGAGIFDTGGQTKKRNMFTGIFNPKYKVDDNITLYGLLGRGEKAGAINISALPIMDGLTFKGFQPVITKPETSWDYEIGAKTSWLDGHLIANMNLYWSDIFNLQDQLTDTSYLDSTGQPLRLTYLGNIPHIRLRGVEFDGRWSPIERLQLNLSGAYTEVRYIDFANAAPPSDWIWPTPNPVPAGFIKAPLTLSRSNTRWENLPKWAFNVGADYEHPLGPILSDLGPSWAVPVNGFAYVNVAWKDRTQLTDPHSVFQYWQAAYSLVDFGFGLRTEDKRYSLSVWSKNLFDKRYFTSWTAGTTTAPATVGLQDLPRTFGGTLRVTLD encoded by the coding sequence ATGCCCGTTGCCGATCGATTTCGTCCTCGCGCTCGGGCATGCGGGCCCTCGAACGCGGGAAAGCGCCGGCATCCGGCAGGGCTCCGCAATCGGCTGCTCTCTTCAGTCTGCTCGATCTCTTGCGTTTTCGGCATCGCCAACGCAATCGCGCTCCGCCAGGCGCGAGGTCAGGAAGCGACCATCGCCGACGTGACCGTCGGCGCCCAACGGGGCGAATTGACGAAGCAAGAGCAGAAGGTGCTGCTGGAGACGCCCCGCTCCGCCGCGATCATCAATGGCGAAAAGGCCGAGGACCAGCGGCTGGATCGGCTCGACGATTTCGCGCTACGCGTTCCGAATTATCGGCCCAACACGGGCAATCCAGAGACTTCGCTTCCTGCGATCCGCGGCATGGGGTCGGGACGCGTATTGCAAATCGGCGGCGAGTCCGACACGGGCTTCGTGCAGGACAATGTCTTCTGGAAATATGTCGGCTTTCAATGGGGCGACTATGTCGATCTCGATTCCTTCGAGATCGGGCTCGGCCCACAAGGAACGACCGGCGGCAAGAACACGACCGTCGGCACGGTCGGCGTGCGCACGCAATTGCCCTCGTTCGATCGCAAGGCGACATTCGAGACCTCCTACGCCAATTACAGCCGCATCATCGAGAAAGTGAACCTCACCGGGCCGATCATCGACGAGAAGCTGGCCTATCGCGTCGCCTTCTATCTCGATCAGGGCGACGGCTGGATTCACGATCAGGCGACAGGGGCCGGCTATTTGAACAATCATCGCTGGGGCGTGCGCGGGCAATTGCTCTATGTCGGCGACGAGTTCACCGACCGCCTGATCTTCAATCGCGCGAGCTCCTACGAATATAATAATTACGGCAAATCGGGACGTGGCCCCTTCTCGGATTCGGCCGTGCTCTATGCGAACGGAACCTTCGGGACGAATTTTTCGCAAACATTATGGAACCGACTCGGCCGGCCGGTCCTCACCTTCGATCCCTATAAGCCCTATGTCGTCGGCTTCGGAACGCACGAGGCCCAGACATTGAGCGTATCGAATGAGATCGATCGCCAGATCGGCGAGAATACGCTCACGTCGATCTCGGCATGGGGGCAGTATTACACCCATCCCAATTCTCCCGAGACTCCGGCCGGCGGCTCGCAAGGGACCGAAACGAACAATGGCTACGGCAATATCTGGGTCGATCAATATTCGCAGGAACTCCGCCTCGCCTCGCCCAAGGATCGCCAATTGGAATGGCAGACCGGAATCTATTCGCTCTATGAGAAGCTCTGGGATTTTTCTGGAAACAATTTTGGAACAGACGCCGCGAAATGGTACAATAATGCAGCATTGCAGCGCGGCTTCCAACAACGCCAGACCGGAAAGTCGAACACTTTTCAGCTCGCCGCTTTCGGCCAGGCGTCGTACCATCTCGACGATCGATGGACTTTGACCCTCGGCCTGCGTGACAGCTACGAGGTGAAGGAAGGCTCCAATTTCGCCTGGATCAACGCCGCGAGCACGACCTATTCGGCGCAGCAGGTCTATTCGGCGGTTCGCGGCGCGACGGGCGCCGGCATTTTCGACACCGGCGGCCAGACGAAAAAACGCAATATGTTCACGGGGATATTCAACCCGAAATACAAGGTCGACGACAACATCACGCTCTATGGGCTCCTCGGACGCGGCGAGAAGGCCGGGGCGATCAATATTTCCGCGCTGCCGATCATGGATGGCCTGACGTTCAAAGGCTTTCAACCGGTCATCACAAAGCCGGAGACTTCGTGGGATTACGAGATCGGCGCCAAGACGAGCTGGCTCGACGGACATTTGATCGCCAATATGAATCTCTATTGGTCCGACATTTTCAATCTTCAGGATCAATTGACCGATACGAGCTATCTCGACAGCACTGGCCAGCCTCTGCGCTTGACCTACCTCGGCAACATACCTCACATCAGGCTGCGCGGCGTCGAGTTCGATGGACGCTGGAGTCCGATCGAACGCCTGCAGCTGAATCTTTCCGGCGCCTACACCGAGGTCCGCTACATCGACTTCGCCAATGCGGCTCCTCCCTCTGACTGGATCTGGCCGACTCCCAACCCCGTCCCGGCGGGGTTCATCAAAGCGCCTTTGACTCTTTCCCGCTCGAACACGCGATGGGAGAATCTACCGAAATGGGCGTTCAATGTCGGGGCCGACTATGAACATCCACTCGGGCCGATCCTGAGCGATCTCGGGCCGAGTTGGGCCGTTCCGGTCAATGGCTTCGCCTATGTGAATGTCGCCTGGAAGGACAGAACGCAGCTCACGGACCCGCATTCCGTGTTTCAATATTGGCAGGCCGCCTATTCGCTGGTCGACTTCGGCTTCGGCCTGCGCACCGAAGACAAGCGCTACAGCCTGTCGGTCTGGAGCAAGAACCTCTTCGACAAGCGCTATTTCACCTCGTGGACGGCAGGGACGACGACCGCGCCTGCGACCGTCGGCCTGCAAGATCTGCCGCGCACTTTCGGCGGAACGCTGAGGGTCACTCTCGATTGA